A window of Eubacteriaceae bacterium ES3 contains these coding sequences:
- a CDS encoding ABC transporter permease, with translation MNKIFYNRTGFLSLLNREIHRFMKVPVQTVLAPLISNILYMMIFGGMLQTREVGIDGINYLHFLVPGLATMGAILAAFQNPAFSIISQKFQNTIQDLNSYPISNTEKILAFVFGGVFRGVLVGLLTYVATIFFVGYQIAYPPLFVLALMTTSFVFASAGLIAGLAFENFEKMNFILSIVITPLTYLGGVFFEVSKLPGVMSAIKYINPIFPLVNVVRFTYVGVCEGSIVVHVTLTIMIVIITFSAAAYFFKKGMGIKTV, from the coding sequence ATGAACAAAATATTTTATAATCGAACTGGCTTTTTATCGCTTCTGAATCGGGAAATACACCGTTTCATGAAAGTGCCGGTGCAGACGGTTTTAGCTCCGTTGATTTCTAATATTCTATATATGATGATCTTTGGTGGTATGCTTCAAACCAGAGAAGTTGGTATTGACGGAATAAATTATCTGCATTTTCTAGTGCCCGGATTAGCAACAATGGGAGCGATTTTGGCTGCTTTTCAGAATCCGGCATTTTCAATTATTTCACAAAAATTTCAGAATACAATCCAGGATTTAAATTCTTATCCGATTTCCAATACTGAAAAAATTTTGGCTTTTGTTTTTGGTGGGGTATTCAGAGGGGTTTTAGTGGGCCTGCTAACCTATGTGGCAACCATTTTTTTCGTCGGGTACCAAATAGCCTATCCGCCACTATTTGTTCTGGCATTAATGACAACCTCATTTGTTTTTGCTTCAGCGGGTTTAATCGCCGGACTGGCTTTTGAGAATTTTGAAAAGATGAACTTTATACTATCGATTGTAATCACCCCGCTTACTTATCTGGGAGGGGTATTCTTCGAAGTTTCTAAACTGCCCGGTGTTATGTCAGCTATTAAATATATTAATCCGATTTTCCCATTAGTTAATGTTGTGCGTTTCACTTATGTAGGGGTTTGCGAAGGCAGTATTGTTGTTCACGTAACATTGACCATCATGATTGTGATCATCACTTTTTCTGCAGCCGCATACTTTTTTAAAAAGGGTATGGGAATAAAAACGGTATAA
- a CDS encoding MFS transporter: MKNKTFLKIAVLSVFFVQMGIGTITPVIANIGAAFPDVPFTTLLLVSTMSVIMSVPATLISGRLAGTVVKFKTLLIVGMILFVGGGIAPYFMTTASFSAILVVRAIFGIGLGIVTPLGASLIISFFDGESRAQMMGLSNVVANVGGILFQLLGGFAGAISWEYAFLIHGLGILTLIIVLFLPEPEAVPVQASNEAKPKLPTTVYVFAGLIFFMMALIYPMLTNMSTIIAVSGMGTAGDAAMVLTMFTVGGMLGGFIFAKVFGFFKSNTMPVGVAMLAVAMVSIGFGNSIAFMYIGTTVAGIGFSFVMPSIFMNLGATVHPSQMPTAAGIVTASMNVGGFCSAYMYALIAGIAGVDMTVNFKFPFYVSMVAFAAIAVALIFIKPKNESAPQPE, encoded by the coding sequence ATGAAAAACAAAACATTCTTAAAAATCGCTGTCCTTTCTGTCTTCTTTGTACAGATGGGGATTGGTACTATTACTCCGGTAATCGCTAACATTGGTGCCGCCTTCCCAGATGTTCCATTCACGACACTACTTCTTGTTTCAACAATGTCTGTTATCATGTCGGTTCCTGCAACTCTGATTTCCGGGCGACTGGCTGGTACCGTCGTTAAATTTAAAACCCTGTTGATCGTCGGTATGATTCTGTTTGTTGGTGGTGGTATTGCCCCTTATTTCATGACAACAGCCAGTTTTTCCGCTATTCTAGTCGTTCGAGCAATCTTTGGTATTGGTTTAGGGATTGTAACTCCACTAGGTGCTTCACTAATCATTTCCTTCTTCGATGGTGAATCACGTGCCCAGATGATGGGTTTAAGTAATGTTGTGGCCAATGTTGGTGGTATTCTCTTCCAGTTACTGGGCGGTTTTGCCGGAGCTATTTCCTGGGAATATGCTTTCCTGATTCATGGTCTAGGTATTTTAACTTTAATCATCGTCCTCTTTCTGCCAGAACCAGAAGCTGTACCAGTACAAGCATCCAATGAAGCAAAACCGAAACTTCCGACAACAGTTTATGTTTTCGCTGGTTTAATTTTCTTCATGATGGCTCTGATTTATCCAATGCTGACAAATATGTCAACAATCATTGCTGTTTCCGGTATGGGTACAGCTGGTGATGCCGCTATGGTATTAACAATGTTTACCGTTGGTGGAATGCTAGGTGGATTTATTTTTGCCAAGGTCTTTGGATTTTTCAAAAGCAATACCATGCCAGTTGGTGTAGCTATGCTCGCTGTTGCAATGGTTAGTATTGGTTTCGGTAATTCCATCGCCTTTATGTATATTGGTACCACCGTTGCCGGAATCGGATTCAGTTTCGTCATGCCTAGTATTTTCATGAATCTGGGGGCAACTGTTCACCCAAGCCAAATGCCAACAGCAGCTGGTATTGTAACTGCTTCTATGAATGTTGGCGGCTTCTGCTCAGCCTATATGTATGCTTTAATTGCTGGCATCGCGGGTGTAGATATGACTGTTAATTTTAAATTCCCATTCTATGTGTCTATGGTTGCTTTTGCTGCTATAGCTGTAGCCCTGATTTTTATCAAACCCAAAAACGAGTCTGCTCCACAACCTGAGTAA
- a CDS encoding ABC transporter ATP-binding protein: MLTDLILAVIVSRKGIKMLRVENVSMTYQKGKKEALKNVSLNIEEGEFTALLGQNGAGKSTLINILAGNVKKTAGKVKIGGFDLDINELETKKIIGIVPQDTGYDFVFTIDEALKKQSGYFGIRDNKETIDELLDALYLTEKRSARLRDLSGGMRRRFLIAKALVHRPKILILDEPTAGVDIEMRHTLYEFLVKLHDSGTTIVLTTHYLEEAEKLCDRIVIIDGGKLIADEPKVELMEAFSKEAVIEVHFENELIRSDFDFLNAYQPQIAEDNRLLLKAPKKDLNKVFKMLSEKDMAFTNLVVEKPKLEEIYLSLIKQ; the protein is encoded by the coding sequence ATGTTAACAGATTTAATACTGGCAGTAATTGTCAGTAGAAAGGGTATAAAAATGTTGCGCGTTGAAAATGTATCGATGACTTATCAGAAGGGAAAAAAAGAAGCCCTTAAGAATGTCAGCCTGAACATTGAGGAAGGTGAATTTACAGCTCTGTTGGGACAAAATGGAGCGGGAAAAAGTACACTGATCAATATTCTGGCAGGAAATGTAAAAAAAACCGCCGGTAAGGTTAAGATCGGCGGTTTTGATTTGGATATAAATGAACTTGAAACTAAAAAGATTATAGGCATTGTTCCTCAGGATACCGGCTATGATTTTGTCTTTACCATTGATGAGGCACTCAAAAAGCAGTCTGGGTATTTTGGCATTCGGGATAACAAGGAGACAATCGATGAGCTTCTGGATGCACTTTATTTAACTGAGAAGCGGTCTGCCAGGCTCAGAGACTTATCTGGTGGGATGCGTCGCCGTTTTCTGATTGCCAAGGCCCTGGTCCATAGACCCAAAATTCTGATTCTGGATGAACCTACTGCCGGGGTTGATATTGAAATGCGTCATACATTGTATGAATTTCTGGTCAAATTACATGATTCCGGTACGACAATTGTCCTGACTACTCATTATCTGGAAGAGGCTGAAAAGTTGTGTGATCGAATAGTAATTATTGATGGCGGAAAGCTGATTGCGGATGAACCTAAAGTCGAACTGATGGAGGCTTTTTCAAAAGAGGCAGTCATTGAAGTTCACTTCGAAAATGAACTTATTCGGTCGGATTTTGATTTTTTAAACGCTTATCAGCCACAAATTGCTGAAGATAATCGGCTTTTGTTAAAGGCACCTAAAAAGGATCTTAATAAAGTCTTCAAAATGTTGTCAGAAAAAGATATGGCCTTTACTAATCTAGTTGTTGAAAAACCTAAACTGGAAGAGATTTATTTAAGTCTAATCAAACAATAG
- a CDS encoding diguanylate cyclase, whose product MTIYNFISIYFLVMIYAGVYWAVHIRALNQKGYALVIQFLSIAFFIYIMGYTLQLNAITESQILFWNTFQYFGIPYVSALWLLSGLLYTNKFAKHKIGWILFIFVIPLLTMLFRFTNEWHHFYFASANFVDYNGKLLLERVYGPWMYVQTFHSMSMIWITLFLYLKEFISQDYNREKVILISFASLVSIMGLVFSSLNPLGIPIDYMAVFLPVTCLLVVVAIWRYDFLETKAKARSAAFESNRDALVLINSQNKIIDYNLKAKQLFEKQDIALAEGQIEKILEKEPRFLESFCSDGDMTIKVPIQNIERIFEINTQRINNGREPRGALKIICDVTEAYDLNKSLQYQAMMDALSGLYNRRAFMEKGEEIRMLAQENGLSLHLLMMDLDHFKNVNDRYGHQMGDRVIVTIGSALNNAFGPDTLTARLGGEEFAVLQTGAGDDLVIQKAECFCKDFAAHAFSAEDENFHVTVSIGIAKSQNSDQSFDKLIHMADQALYQAKEQGRNQVVVYNN is encoded by the coding sequence GTGACGATTTATAATTTTATCAGTATTTATTTTCTGGTTATGATATATGCTGGAGTCTATTGGGCAGTCCATATACGGGCCCTCAATCAGAAGGGATACGCACTGGTTATACAATTTTTAAGTATTGCATTTTTCATCTATATTATGGGATACACACTTCAACTGAATGCTATCACAGAATCACAGATTCTGTTTTGGAACACGTTTCAGTATTTTGGTATTCCTTATGTGTCGGCTTTATGGCTTTTATCGGGGCTTTTATACACTAACAAATTTGCAAAACACAAAATTGGATGGATACTGTTTATTTTTGTTATACCTCTATTGACCATGCTTTTTCGATTCACCAATGAATGGCATCATTTCTATTTTGCTTCAGCTAATTTTGTTGATTATAACGGAAAGCTTTTACTTGAGCGAGTCTATGGTCCGTGGATGTATGTACAAACATTCCATTCAATGTCAATGATTTGGATTACATTATTTTTGTACCTAAAAGAATTTATCAGTCAGGATTATAACCGGGAAAAAGTGATTTTAATCAGTTTTGCTTCCTTAGTTTCTATAATGGGACTGGTTTTTTCTTCGCTTAATCCATTGGGGATTCCGATTGATTATATGGCAGTCTTTTTGCCTGTTACCTGTTTGCTGGTTGTGGTTGCTATCTGGCGATATGATTTTCTAGAGACGAAAGCAAAAGCAAGAAGTGCCGCTTTTGAGTCAAATCGCGATGCGCTGGTTCTTATCAATTCACAGAATAAAATTATTGATTATAATCTGAAAGCGAAACAATTATTTGAAAAGCAGGATATTGCTCTGGCTGAAGGGCAAATAGAGAAGATATTGGAAAAGGAACCGCGATTCCTCGAAAGTTTTTGTTCTGATGGAGATATGACAATTAAAGTTCCAATTCAAAATATAGAAAGGATTTTTGAAATCAATACCCAAAGGATTAATAATGGACGTGAACCCCGGGGGGCGCTTAAAATTATCTGTGATGTGACAGAGGCATATGATCTGAATAAAAGTCTTCAATATCAGGCGATGATGGATGCACTCAGCGGACTTTACAATCGTCGTGCCTTTATGGAAAAAGGGGAAGAAATCAGAATGCTTGCGCAGGAAAATGGACTGTCTTTGCATCTTCTAATGATGGATCTGGATCATTTTAAAAATGTTAATGATCGGTATGGTCATCAGATGGGGGACCGAGTGATTGTGACAATTGGTAGTGCATTAAATAATGCTTTTGGTCCGGATACCTTAACAGCACGATTAGGAGGAGAGGAATTTGCCGTGCTACAGACCGGAGCGGGAGATGATCTGGTGATTCAAAAAGCTGAGTGTTTTTGTAAGGATTTTGCAGCCCATGCCTTTAGTGCAGAGGATGAGAACTTCCATGTTACGGTTAGCATTGGAATTGCAAAAAGCCAGAATTCAGATCAGTCCTTTGATAAACTGATTCATATGGCAGATCAGGCTCTATATCAGGCGAAAGAGCAGGGAAGAAACCAGGTGGTTGTGTATAATAACTAA
- a CDS encoding diguanylate cyclase, producing the protein MKNLFDKSHSILLLGLGLTIIWLVLLVYFQTLYENRYQEYLNQREERFEDELESILNAYESFSNYIFETMIDHDSIYEIMIQAASSDDGQKAMLREQLQQSLSDDYQVISGHGFNQMQFHLPDGTSFLRFHAPDQFGDDLKLKRGSLEIVAQTHQPVSGFEVGEFFTGYRFIYPFMKDENFIGSVETSIPMGKVISGLYSLEPMQDYGFLLNKELMETIASEDIQVQYQDSLISNDYVSDIEVFEITKANSGILEIYSDPEFLKMMKAAVVSKIKTGESFTVSISYKGKYYIVQFEQIKDISGQQAGYIYIAGENSQLFDLARTRDLSFLLTTIVYFVLLLVIYYIKQRNDMIAKLAIYDQLTEIYNRYAFFELSKKMLEAANRSKCPVCLAILDIDFFKRVNDLYGHQTGDIVLRTLAGIVAESVRKSDVLARFGGEELILLMPESSLSDSWEVAERIRKAIESYSFAAVGQITVSIGLVEMDFEEDLNDAIIRADQALYAAKENGRNKTVAR; encoded by the coding sequence ATGAAGAATCTATTTGATAAAAGTCACAGTATTTTATTGTTGGGATTGGGGCTTACAATAATTTGGCTGGTTTTATTGGTATATTTTCAAACCCTTTATGAAAATCGATATCAGGAGTATCTAAATCAAAGAGAAGAACGGTTTGAAGATGAGCTGGAATCAATCTTAAATGCCTATGAATCATTTTCAAATTATATTTTTGAAACGATGATTGATCATGATTCGATATATGAAATTATGATACAGGCTGCTAGTTCGGATGATGGGCAGAAAGCAATGTTGAGAGAACAATTACAGCAGTCGCTCAGTGATGACTATCAGGTAATTTCTGGGCACGGCTTTAACCAAATGCAATTTCACCTTCCGGATGGAACCAGTTTTTTGCGATTCCATGCGCCTGATCAGTTCGGCGATGACTTGAAGTTAAAACGGGGATCCCTAGAAATTGTAGCCCAAACTCATCAGCCTGTTTCAGGTTTTGAGGTTGGGGAGTTTTTTACCGGATATCGTTTTATTTATCCATTTATGAAAGATGAAAATTTTATCGGAAGTGTAGAGACGTCTATTCCAATGGGAAAAGTCATTAGTGGCTTGTATAGTTTAGAGCCCATGCAGGATTATGGTTTTCTGCTTAATAAAGAATTAATGGAAACGATTGCCTCTGAAGATATACAGGTACAATATCAGGACAGCCTTATTAGCAATGATTATGTCTCGGATATTGAAGTTTTCGAGATTACAAAGGCTAACTCGGGTATACTCGAGATTTATTCTGACCCGGAGTTTCTGAAAATGATGAAGGCAGCTGTAGTGTCTAAAATAAAAACCGGTGAGTCTTTTACGGTCTCGATAAGTTATAAGGGGAAATATTATATTGTGCAATTTGAGCAGATTAAAGATATTTCTGGTCAGCAAGCAGGATATATCTATATAGCTGGAGAAAACAGTCAGTTATTTGATCTGGCCAGAACAAGAGACTTGAGTTTCCTGTTAACAACTATTGTTTATTTTGTTCTATTGCTAGTGATTTATTATATAAAGCAGAGAAACGATATGATAGCAAAGCTTGCTATTTATGATCAATTAACAGAAATCTACAATCGCTATGCCTTTTTTGAACTCTCGAAAAAAATGCTTGAGGCAGCTAATCGTTCAAAGTGTCCGGTTTGTCTGGCAATTCTTGATATTGACTTTTTTAAACGGGTTAATGACCTTTATGGTCACCAGACAGGTGATATTGTGCTAAGGACTCTGGCTGGAATTGTGGCTGAGTCTGTTAGAAAATCTGATGTTCTAGCCCGGTTTGGCGGTGAGGAATTAATTCTTTTGATGCCGGAAAGTAGTCTTTCTGACTCGTGGGAAGTTGCCGAACGGATTCGTAAAGCAATTGAGTCCTATTCTTTTGCAGCGGTGGGACAGATAACGGTTAGTATTGGTCTGGTGGAGATGGATTTTGAGGAAGATCTCAACGATGCCATTATCCGTGCCGATCAGGCGCTTTATGCGGCCAAGGAAAACGGACGAAATAAGACAGTTGCCAGATAA
- a CDS encoding response regulator: MLERFKNEKIGKKLNLSFLLIGCIPLLVFALMGMIIFFNSSIMNAKSQLESSRVSKYNQVLHFFEESKNESQLIVEVIAAQTEDGQDQLLHMQEMNKQRVENYLSDIEAFVINEKESEDFKTLVDDLDSSVFYGLGNYEALAANYETVLNANPLSAEIDNLYIISTGGTVLYDRLKMGSMGINLNDESVQDFGLSKVYKNCSGSGQLSFEDFSFSGLTGNDYYAFLGVPVYQDGALIGYLVASFNNDTINELLHLDTPFSDTAESYIVADVNGNFTFRSDMTTMGDGNYVIGYVLPTMLDYISLTAAGNSINDIFKDSSNNQVVVSTNPLNVFGQQWVMVSKVDMEDLIKMDDDGEDYYQQYIENNYYNDIFLIDPDGYVFYSANEGFEYKKNLLEGEFAGTNHASLIERVAETKSFTFEDFEVSEISGYQPRAFMGYPVINANNEIEYIVSFELSPDAINEIMLDRTGLGETGEAYLLASDNTLRSDTYLEPETKNIVNSFKDVDEGGINTTAAKSVISGQTDTITAKDYRGVQSVVSYQPLDVYGTQWSLVVKQDEVERLSTLYQLITFMVLLAGGTVAAIIVFSRRLSKSIANPVIAMSEWAKQVAEGSLEIQQIETVEDEIGELHDSFVRVVESLNDVAGICEDIAVGNLDHPFELRSDDDKLGESINTMRNNFIEVIRQANSVANNDFSVFIEKRSDNDELAIAIINMVTRLKEAAEMERRSTWIKNGQSEINKMIRDIKDDRELGDKVISFVARYLNSMTGVLYVNEDDEYNIAGSYAFNEVDHRPVKKGEGILGQAIVEKELVYLKDVTDNQFKIESGTVAISPNHVIILPCVFEEEVKGIIEIAGIEAYTEDQIEFLKRVQKTIAIAIHSNLTKKELQELLEQTLLQSEELKKNEQTLMIKNEELTQQTEALKESEGILQQQQEELRQSNEELEAQTMELKSSKERLQQQQEELRVTNEELEEKTENLEKQKDVISRKNDELEKTRVLIEEKARELEISSKYKSEFLANMSHELRTPLNSILILSGLLKDSKKGGMTKDELEYAKVINAAGKDLLELINDILDLSKIESGKMEVTAESFNIRETAETMRRLFLPLTNEKGLQFDLNVADEVPELVYSDEMKISQIMKNLLSNAIKFTAEGQVEIKMVMHDDKNLKISVRDTGIGIPEDKRIQIFQAFSQVDGSTSRTYGGTGLGLSISRELSRLLGGGIQLESEEKKGSIFSIIIPIHYGEQSSKLTLPNTLEEKTLSQISKPASALSLTKQSEAASGEEMLLPNDSPKEASVAMNIPENAESLILLVEDDSNFAMILEKIARERGHEVISVESGEKALEVIEKAPISAVVLDLGLPGISGWDVFKQIKEKDKDMPVHIMSGKEPGREEKEMDIVDYIQKPVGFGELHKAFDKIETIINRDIKKMLVISSDCELCQDIKKQLKELFAEVRMENAGTGEEAVQTLRKQTYDCIVLVSDLPDINSDELAKKIRDEDISQTPIILYTSREFSNETSEELSRYVESVIITGDKSMQRLLDETTLFLNHIEASNQMRVSEFIRTSEEKEAVLEDRKVLIVDDDMRNVFALSSVLEEKGMKILTAKNGQLALDKLEENPDMDIVLMDIMMPVMDGYEAMRKIRSLKEEYSQVPIIALTAKAMREDKDKSISAGASDYMSKPVKMDELLTLMKFWIQ; this comes from the coding sequence ATGTTAGAGCGGTTTAAAAATGAGAAAATCGGTAAAAAGCTGAATCTGTCATTTTTATTGATTGGATGTATCCCGCTGCTAGTTTTCGCATTGATGGGAATGATTATTTTTTTTAACTCTTCAATTATGAATGCCAAGAGTCAGCTTGAGAGCAGCAGGGTCTCTAAGTATAATCAGGTTCTGCATTTTTTTGAAGAAAGTAAAAATGAATCTCAGCTTATTGTTGAGGTTATTGCTGCACAGACTGAAGATGGACAGGATCAGCTTCTTCATATGCAGGAAATGAATAAGCAGCGTGTAGAAAATTACCTAAGTGACATCGAAGCCTTTGTGATCAATGAGAAGGAGTCGGAGGATTTTAAGACATTGGTGGATGATTTGGATTCCAGTGTCTTCTATGGTCTGGGTAATTACGAGGCGTTGGCGGCAAATTATGAAACGGTTTTAAATGCTAATCCCTTGTCAGCTGAAATTGATAATCTTTATATTATTTCTACAGGTGGAACAGTTTTATACGACAGACTAAAGATGGGGTCAATGGGGATAAATCTGAATGATGAATCAGTGCAGGACTTTGGACTTTCTAAAGTCTATAAAAACTGCAGTGGTTCGGGGCAATTAAGCTTTGAAGACTTCTCTTTCAGTGGATTGACCGGTAATGATTATTATGCCTTTCTAGGGGTACCGGTATATCAGGATGGAGCGCTGATTGGATATTTGGTGGCCAGTTTCAATAATGATACAATTAATGAGCTTTTGCATCTGGATACACCTTTTAGTGACACTGCAGAAAGCTATATAGTTGCAGACGTAAATGGTAATTTTACTTTTCGATCGGATATGACTACGATGGGAGATGGGAATTATGTGATTGGTTATGTACTGCCCACTATGCTGGATTACATCAGCTTAACGGCAGCAGGAAATAGTATTAATGATATTTTCAAAGACAGCAGCAATAACCAGGTCGTGGTTTCCACAAATCCGCTTAATGTTTTTGGACAGCAGTGGGTTATGGTTAGTAAAGTTGATATGGAAGATTTGATTAAAATGGATGATGATGGGGAAGATTATTACCAGCAGTATATCGAAAACAATTATTATAATGATATTTTTCTGATTGATCCAGACGGCTATGTTTTTTATTCGGCCAACGAAGGATTTGAGTATAAAAAAAATCTGTTGGAAGGGGAGTTTGCTGGTACAAATCACGCCAGCCTGATTGAAAGGGTGGCCGAAACAAAATCTTTTACCTTTGAGGATTTTGAAGTCAGTGAAATTAGCGGTTACCAGCCCCGAGCCTTTATGGGCTATCCGGTAATCAACGCAAATAATGAGATTGAGTATATTGTATCATTTGAGCTGTCTCCAGATGCTATTAATGAAATTATGCTGGACAGGACAGGTCTAGGTGAAACGGGAGAAGCTTATTTGCTGGCTTCCGATAATACCCTTAGGTCTGATACTTATCTTGAGCCGGAAACAAAAAATATTGTCAATTCCTTTAAAGATGTTGACGAGGGCGGGATTAATACAACAGCAGCAAAGTCTGTTATCTCAGGGCAAACGGACACCATTACCGCAAAAGATTATCGGGGAGTGCAGTCGGTAGTTTCCTATCAGCCATTAGACGTTTATGGTACGCAATGGTCGCTTGTTGTGAAGCAAGATGAGGTTGAGCGTTTAAGTACCCTGTATCAGTTGATTACTTTCATGGTTCTTTTAGCAGGAGGAACGGTTGCTGCGATTATCGTATTTTCCAGAAGGCTTTCAAAAAGTATTGCTAATCCAGTGATTGCAATGTCAGAGTGGGCAAAGCAGGTAGCAGAAGGAAGCCTGGAGATTCAGCAAATTGAAACGGTGGAGGATGAGATTGGCGAATTGCATGATAGTTTTGTTCGTGTGGTAGAATCACTAAATGACGTTGCTGGTATCTGTGAAGATATTGCAGTGGGTAATCTGGATCATCCATTTGAGCTACGAAGTGATGATGATAAATTGGGCGAATCAATTAACACTATGAGAAATAATTTTATTGAGGTTATCAGACAGGCGAACTCAGTAGCCAACAATGATTTTTCAGTTTTTATTGAAAAGCGTTCAGACAATGACGAACTTGCGATTGCCATTATTAACATGGTTACCCGTTTAAAAGAAGCTGCTGAAATGGAACGTAGAAGTACCTGGATCAAGAATGGTCAATCTGAGATTAATAAAATGATAAGAGACATTAAAGATGATAGAGAGTTAGGGGATAAGGTCATCAGTTTTGTCGCCCGATACCTCAATTCGATGACTGGCGTTTTGTATGTCAATGAAGATGATGAATACAATATTGCCGGCAGTTATGCTTTCAATGAAGTCGATCATCGGCCGGTGAAAAAAGGAGAAGGGATTTTGGGACAGGCGATTGTTGAAAAAGAGCTTGTTTATCTAAAAGATGTCACCGATAATCAGTTTAAAATTGAATCAGGGACAGTAGCAATCAGTCCCAACCATGTGATTATTCTGCCCTGCGTTTTTGAAGAAGAAGTTAAAGGTATCATTGAAATTGCAGGGATAGAAGCCTATACAGAAGATCAGATTGAGTTTCTCAAAAGAGTACAGAAGACCATTGCGATTGCCATTCATTCCAATTTGACCAAGAAAGAACTGCAGGAATTATTGGAACAGACTCTGCTGCAGTCTGAGGAACTGAAGAAAAACGAACAGACACTGATGATCAAAAATGAGGAATTAACGCAGCAGACCGAAGCTCTTAAAGAATCGGAAGGGATTTTACAGCAGCAGCAGGAAGAATTGAGACAATCCAACGAGGAACTAGAAGCCCAGACGATGGAACTTAAATCATCTAAAGAAAGACTGCAGCAGCAACAGGAAGAGTTGCGGGTGACCAATGAAGAACTGGAAGAAAAAACTGAAAACCTTGAGAAACAGAAAGATGTGATCAGCAGGAAAAATGACGAACTTGAAAAGACCAGGGTACTTATTGAAGAAAAAGCCAGGGAGCTGGAAATTTCAAGTAAGTATAAATCCGAGTTCCTGGCTAATATGTCCCATGAATTAAGGACGCCGCTAAACTCCATACTGATTCTTTCAGGCTTGTTAAAAGACAGCAAGAAGGGCGGTATGACCAAGGACGAATTAGAGTATGCAAAGGTGATCAATGCGGCAGGGAAAGATTTATTGGAACTGATTAATGATATTCTGGATCTGTCCAAGATCGAATCCGGAAAAATGGAAGTGACGGCAGAATCATTTAATATCCGTGAAACTGCCGAGACAATGCGACGACTGTTTTTACCGCTGACAAATGAAAAGGGACTTCAATTCGATCTGAACGTCGCCGATGAAGTGCCAGAACTGGTATATTCAGATGAAATGAAGATCAGTCAAATTATGAAGAATCTTTTATCCAATGCCATTAAGTTTACGGCTGAAGGTCAAGTCGAAATTAAGATGGTCATGCATGATGACAAGAACCTGAAAATTTCAGTTCGCGATACCGGGATCGGAATTCCAGAAGATAAGCGAATTCAGATTTTCCAGGCATTTTCACAGGTCGATGGCAGTACCAGTAGAACTTATGGGGGAACCGGACTGGGACTCTCTATTTCCCGAGAATTGAGCCGTCTGCTGGGTGGTGGCATTCAACTCGAAAGTGAAGAAAAAAAAGGCAGTATCTTTTCTATTATTATCCCGATTCATTATGGAGAGCAGTCATCTAAATTGACTCTGCCGAATACTCTGGAAGAAAAGACTTTGTCCCAAATATCTAAGCCTGCATCAGCGTTATCCTTGACTAAGCAATCTGAAGCGGCAAGTGGGGAAGAAATGCTATTGCCCAATGATAGCCCCAAAGAAGCATCAGTGGCTATGAATATTCCAGAAAATGCTGAGTCACTTATTTTACTTGTTGAGGATGATAGCAACTTTGCAATGATTCTGGAAAAAATTGCCAGAGAACGAGGGCATGAAGTCATATCAGTTGAAAGTGGTGAAAAGGCCCTGGAGGTTATTGAGAAAGCACCTATATCAGCCGTTGTTCTTGATCTCGGCTTGCCGGGAATTAGTGGATGGGATGTTTTTAAACAGATAAAGGAAAAAGATAAAGATATGCCAGTGCATATTATGTCCGGAAAAGAACCTGGGCGAGAAGAAAAGGAAATGGATATTGTGGATTATATCCAGAAACCGGTGGGATTTGGAGAGCTTCACAAAGCCTTTGACAAGATTGAGACGATTATTAATCGGGATATTAAAAAAATGCTGGTTATCTCTTCCGACTGTGAATTATGTCAGGATATAAAAAAACAGTTAAAAGAATTATTTGCCGAAGTGCGAATGGAAAATGCAGGAACTGGGGAAGAAGCAGTCCAGACACTAAGGAAACAGACTTATGACTGTATCGTACTGGTCTCGGATTTGCCTGATATTAACAGTGATGAGCTGGCTAAAAAAATCAGGGATGAAGATATATCACAGACCCCGATTATCCTTTATACCAGTCGTGAATTCTCAAATGAAACCAGTGAGGAATTGTCCCGATATGTAGAATCAGTGATTATTACCGGAGATAAATCGATGCAGCGGCTGCTTGATGAAACCACTTTATTTTTGAATCACATCGAAGCCAGCAACCAGATGCGCGTTAGTGAATTTATCAGGACCTCAGAAGAGAAAGAAGCAGTTCTGGAGGACCGAAAGGTCTTGATTGTAGATGATGATATGCGAAATGTTTTTGCCTTGTCAAGTGTTCTGGAGGAGAAAGGAATGAAGATTTTAACGGCCAAGAACGGCCAGCTTGCCCTAGATAAGCTTGAGGAAAATCCCGATATGGATATAGTTTTAATGGATATTATGATGCCGGTCATGGATGGTTATGAGGCAATGAGAAAGATCAGAAGTTTGAAGGAAGAATATTCACAGGTTCCCATTATTGCCCTCACAGCAAAAGCAATGCGTGAAGATAAGGATAAAAGCATATCAGCTGGAGCCAGTGATTATATGTCGAAACCGGTTAAGATGGATGAACTGCTGACTTTGATGAAATTTTGGATACAGTAA